The following coding sequences are from one Prochlorococcus sp. MIT 0604 window:
- a CDS encoding DEAD/DEAH box helicase, translating to MATFDEFYASLDPDVGVRGKQFEKFIKWFLKTDPTWSSQIDEVWLWNDYPRRWGADCGIDLVFTHKNGKTWAVQSKCVAPNNDIKKSEIDSFLSESSDSKIDGRLLIASTDGIGKNAQQVINRQEKQVVCFLLEQFRQSEIEFPSSMDDLNQGKRKEKKKPRPHQIEAIEKVSEGIKTADRGQVLMACGTGKTLTSLWIKEKINAEQVLVLVPSLSLLSQILKEWNAEANESFKWICVCSDQSVAKDKSEDEWISNTSEIGVPVTSETLEIKNFLDESGSKVVFSTYQSAPLIVEAQEHHDTSPFDLVIADEAHRCAGKVSDAFGCVLDENKIKSQKRLFLTATPRVLSKQLKKSASKKEIEVASMDDHSVFGEVLYQIKFSEAIKKDLLSDYQVVVVGVDDQMIRDQIENRDLVEIGNNELKTDAETLASHIALAKATNEYNLQRVITFHGLVKGAKYFAEDHKKVNKWMHSAGQSTQVICSEHVSGEMSSSERNKRINRLKNLSKGERIILTNARCLSEGVDVPNLDGIAFIDPKQSQIDIIQAVGRAIRKSENKTFGTIVIPVYLSQIYENINDQVLASKFSSVWKIILALKSQDDSLMEEIDSLRINLGKAATRGTISKGIRKIIIDLPKKVSVHFINKLQTILIQNTSDDWLEKFGELKNYKEQNNNMDPPTYHSSLGQWTSTQKVEFKRHQLKRERINLLNSIGFVWDPYEEAWRSKFEELKEYKKNNGHLNPPKKEYPSLIKWAKTQRTNLNQGILNKDRENLLNSIGFIWDIKEEEWQRKFEELKEYKKKNGHVNPPRRTGALGSWVGTQRYTFQQKELSYPRIQLLESIGFIWDIKEEEWQSKFEELKEYKKKNGHLNPPVRFGSLGGWVTTQRRIFKEKSMPKDRVKLLNSIGFIWDIKEEEWQRKFEELKEYKKKNGHVNPPKSFGALGVWVLNQRREKSISKDRKDLLDGIGFVWNPYEEEWQSKFDELKEYKKKNGHVNPSANSGPLGSWVSTQRLSFSKNKMSKEKSDLLESIGFSWDRLEEQWQSKFDEFKEYKNKNGDKKPPKNSSLGRWSQNQRTAYKNKKISKKRIEMLESLKGWIWSYKN from the coding sequence TTGGCAACCTTTGATGAATTTTATGCTTCTTTGGATCCTGATGTCGGGGTTAGAGGAAAGCAGTTTGAAAAATTTATTAAGTGGTTTCTAAAGACTGATCCAACATGGTCAAGTCAGATTGATGAAGTTTGGTTGTGGAACGATTATCCAAGGAGATGGGGTGCCGATTGCGGAATCGATTTAGTTTTTACTCATAAGAACGGAAAGACTTGGGCAGTTCAATCTAAATGTGTTGCACCAAATAATGATATTAAAAAATCAGAAATAGATAGTTTTTTAAGTGAATCGAGTGACTCAAAAATTGATGGGAGATTATTAATTGCAAGTACTGATGGAATTGGAAAGAATGCTCAACAAGTAATTAATCGTCAGGAGAAGCAAGTTGTCTGTTTTTTACTAGAACAGTTCAGACAATCTGAAATTGAATTTCCATCTTCGATGGATGATCTAAATCAAGGCAAAAGAAAAGAAAAGAAAAAACCAAGACCACATCAAATCGAAGCAATCGAAAAAGTATCTGAAGGAATAAAAACGGCAGATCGTGGTCAAGTTCTTATGGCATGTGGAACTGGTAAAACTCTTACATCGTTATGGATAAAAGAAAAAATAAATGCAGAACAAGTTTTAGTTTTAGTTCCATCTTTAAGTCTTCTGTCTCAAATTCTGAAAGAGTGGAATGCAGAAGCAAATGAATCTTTCAAATGGATATGTGTTTGCTCCGATCAGTCAGTTGCAAAAGATAAATCTGAAGATGAATGGATCTCAAATACTTCTGAAATTGGAGTGCCAGTTACAAGTGAAACTTTAGAAATTAAAAATTTCTTAGATGAGAGTGGTTCAAAAGTTGTTTTTTCTACTTATCAATCTGCACCATTAATTGTTGAAGCACAGGAACATCACGATACCAGTCCTTTTGACTTAGTTATTGCCGATGAAGCACACAGATGTGCAGGGAAAGTTTCTGATGCTTTTGGATGTGTCCTTGATGAAAACAAAATTAAATCCCAGAAAAGACTCTTCTTGACTGCTACTCCAAGAGTTCTCTCAAAACAATTAAAGAAAAGTGCATCCAAAAAAGAAATTGAAGTGGCATCAATGGATGACCATTCAGTATTTGGAGAGGTTCTTTATCAAATTAAATTTTCAGAAGCAATTAAAAAGGATTTACTTTCTGACTATCAGGTCGTGGTTGTCGGTGTAGATGATCAAATGATTAGAGATCAGATTGAGAATAGAGATCTTGTAGAAATTGGTAATAATGAATTAAAGACAGATGCTGAAACTCTTGCTTCTCATATTGCTCTTGCAAAAGCAACTAATGAATATAACCTGCAAAGAGTAATTACTTTTCATGGATTAGTTAAAGGTGCAAAATACTTTGCTGAAGACCATAAAAAAGTAAATAAATGGATGCATAGTGCAGGACAATCTACGCAAGTAATTTGTTCTGAACACGTTTCAGGTGAAATGAGTAGTTCAGAAAGAAATAAAAGGATCAATCGATTAAAAAATCTAAGCAAAGGTGAAAGAATAATACTGACTAATGCAAGATGTCTGTCTGAAGGAGTTGATGTTCCTAATCTTGATGGGATTGCTTTTATTGATCCAAAACAAAGTCAGATAGATATTATTCAGGCAGTAGGAAGAGCAATTCGTAAAAGTGAAAATAAAACCTTTGGAACAATCGTGATTCCTGTTTATCTTTCTCAGATTTATGAAAATATAAATGACCAAGTTCTTGCAAGTAAGTTCTCAAGCGTATGGAAGATAATTCTTGCTTTGAAATCTCAAGATGATTCTCTAATGGAAGAGATTGATTCTCTTCGTATCAATTTAGGAAAAGCAGCAACTAGAGGAACCATTAGCAAAGGTATTAGAAAAATAATTATTGATTTACCTAAAAAAGTTTCTGTACATTTTATAAACAAATTGCAAACGATATTGATTCAAAATACGTCTGATGATTGGTTAGAAAAATTTGGTGAACTAAAAAATTATAAAGAACAAAATAATAATATGGATCCTCCCACATATCACTCTTCACTGGGTCAATGGACAAGCACACAAAAAGTGGAATTTAAAAGGCATCAACTAAAAAGAGAAAGGATAAATTTATTAAATAGTATTGGTTTTGTATGGGACCCTTACGAAGAAGCATGGCGCAGTAAATTTGAAGAGTTAAAGGAATACAAGAAAAACAATGGACATTTAAATCCTCCTAAAAAGGAATATCCCTCTTTGATTAAATGGGCAAAGACACAAAGAACCAATTTAAATCAAGGTATCTTAAATAAAGATAGGGAAAACTTATTAAATAGTATTGGTTTTATCTGGGATATAAAAGAAGAAGAATGGCAAAGAAAATTTGAAGAGTTAAAGGAATATAAGAAAAAAAATGGACATGTAAATCCTCCTAGAAGAACAGGTGCTTTAGGAAGTTGGGTCGGAACCCAAAGATATACATTTCAACAAAAAGAACTGTCTTATCCAAGAATACAATTACTTGAAAGTATTGGTTTTATCTGGGATATAAAAGAAGAAGAATGGCAAAGTAAATTTGAGGAGTTAAAGGAATATAAGAAAAAAAATGGACATTTAAATCCTCCAGTAAGATTTGGTTCTCTTGGAGGTTGGGTTACTACGCAAAGAAGAATATTTAAAGAGAAATCTATGCCCAAAGATAGAGTGAAGTTATTAAATAGTATTGGTTTTATCTGGGATATAAAAGAAGAAGAATGGCAAAGAAAATTTGAAGAGTTAAAGGAATATAAGAAAAAAAATGGACATGTAAATCCTCCAAAAAGTTTTGGTGCTTTAGGAGTTTGGGTTCTAAATCAAAGAAGAGAAAAATCAATTTCAAAAGATAGAAAAGATTTATTAGATGGTATTGGTTTCGTATGGAATCCTTATGAGGAAGAATGGCAAAGTAAATTTGATGAGTTAAAGGAATATAAGAAAAAAAATGGACATGTAAATCCTTCTGCAAATAGTGGTCCATTAGGAAGTTGGGTTAGTACACAAAGACTATCTTTTAGCAAAAATAAAATGTCTAAAGAAAAGTCTGATTTACTTGAAAGTATTGGTTTTAGTTGGGATCGATTAGAGGAACAATGGCAAAGTAAATTTGATGAGTTCAAAGAATATAAAAATAAAAATGGAGATAAAAAACCTCCAAAGAATTCATCTCTTGGAAGATGGTCCCAAAACCAGCGAACAGCATATAAAAATAAAAAAATTTCTAAAAAAAGAATTGAAATGCTCGAGAGTCTTAAAGGGTGGATATGGTCATATAAAAATTAA
- a CDS encoding DnaB-like helicase C-terminal domain-containing protein, with the protein MSEESINDRTKVIGDILSTKFEEIKNLALGNTCDSGIPVSFNDYDAMTQGLPRGGLIVLGGRPAMGKTSFSLNIALNVAKTQNLPICLFHLEISKEQISNRLLSMELGIESGRLRTGRLQQDEWFALDEGINYLSKLPLHITDKPISSIQEMQSICQKIKEESTKKSLGLVILDYVQLLDYLPLSDVSNRQEYLLKLAKSLKKMAEELNVPVIVISQLSKDVEKRRNKRPILSDIRDFEPLEVYSDIITMIYRDEYYNPETEDRGIAEIITCKHRNGPLGTVKLLFEPQFTRYRNLAA; encoded by the coding sequence ATGAGTGAAGAAAGCATTAATGATCGAACAAAAGTTATTGGAGATATTTTAAGTACCAAATTTGAAGAAATTAAAAATCTCGCTCTTGGTAATACTTGTGACTCTGGAATTCCAGTATCTTTTAATGATTACGATGCAATGACTCAAGGACTTCCCCGAGGGGGGCTGATCGTTCTTGGTGGAAGACCTGCAATGGGCAAGACATCATTTTCTTTAAATATCGCGTTGAATGTCGCTAAGACTCAAAATCTTCCTATTTGCCTTTTTCATTTAGAAATTAGTAAGGAACAAATATCTAATCGACTTTTGTCAATGGAATTAGGAATTGAATCTGGGCGATTAAGAACAGGCAGATTACAACAAGATGAATGGTTTGCATTGGATGAAGGAATTAATTATTTGAGTAAATTACCTTTGCATATCACCGATAAACCAATAAGTTCCATTCAAGAGATGCAATCAATCTGCCAAAAAATTAAAGAGGAATCGACAAAAAAAAGTTTGGGACTTGTAATTCTTGATTATGTCCAATTACTTGATTACTTGCCTTTATCAGATGTTTCTAATAGGCAAGAGTATTTATTGAAATTAGCAAAGAGTCTTAAGAAGATGGCAGAGGAACTAAATGTTCCTGTCATTGTTATTTCTCAACTTAGTAAGGATGTAGAGAAAAGAAGAAATAAAAGACCAATACTTAGTGATATCAGAGACTTTGAACCTCTTGAAGTGTATTCAGATATTATTACCATGATCTATAGAGATGAATATTACAATCCAGAAACTGAAGATAGAGGAATTGCTGAAATAATTACTTGTAAGCACAGAAATGGTCCTTTAGGAACAGTTAAATTATTATTTGAACCGCAATTTACAAGGTATAGAAATCTTGCTGCTTAA
- the mrdA gene encoding penicillin-binding protein 2 — protein MIKASLSKKNISLKRQPLVLLIFSSISFLLILFRLIFLQLLNNESFKKMSDENRIRLIASQPIRGRILDKNGYVLADSRVKYSLITKPQSVNKSNWEKHKSSISNLLNIDSNVIQEKYADGLENQKLSVTILDDLNVGQLIKFKENEGNLISFEIATKLIRNYPYKSLAAHVIGYTQPITESEYKFLSKKGYKLNDLIGRTGIEYVYEDFIRGEWGGEIVEVNSLGKFQRSLGTRPPAQGKDIELTIDLNLQLVAEEVLKDKKAGAIIVMDPRDGAIRAMVSRPNFDLNFFSKDFKPEKEYNNIFNSAEKPLFNRALNAYDPGSVWKIVTALAGLESGKFPRGTMLETKPCITYGSQCFREHNDLGFGVIGYEDALRVSSNTFFYQVGYGVGVDEIHKVSRKLGFNSLSGIEISEQENIGLVASSEWAKEGRGWGQPGRTPWVPEDIASMSIGQFVVQVTPIQIARAYAAIANGGYLVTPHLTKKNVESRLDKKRISIEIDPQNIQLIKNGLRKVVESGTGVSINYGVSNLPPVSGKTGTAEDGEGGSDHAWFVCFAPSEKSELLIVAFAQNTPGGGSVHALPMAKEILKVWNKNN, from the coding sequence TTGATAAAAGCAAGTCTTAGTAAAAAAAATATTTCATTAAAAAGACAACCACTCGTCTTACTTATTTTTTCTTCTATTTCCTTTTTATTGATTCTATTTAGGTTAATTTTTTTACAACTTTTAAATAATGAATCTTTTAAAAAGATGTCAGATGAGAATAGGATTAGACTTATTGCTTCACAGCCAATACGCGGAAGAATACTAGATAAAAATGGTTATGTTTTAGCAGATAGTAGAGTTAAATATTCTTTAATAACAAAGCCCCAATCTGTTAACAAAAGTAATTGGGAAAAACATAAATCAAGCATTTCTAATTTGTTAAATATTGATAGTAATGTAATTCAAGAAAAATATGCTGATGGTCTAGAAAATCAAAAACTCTCAGTAACTATTCTTGATGATTTAAATGTAGGTCAATTAATAAAATTCAAGGAAAATGAAGGTAATTTAATTAGTTTTGAAATAGCAACCAAATTAATTAGAAATTATCCTTATAAATCCCTTGCTGCGCATGTAATTGGTTATACTCAGCCCATTACTGAATCAGAATATAAATTCTTATCTAAGAAGGGTTATAAATTAAATGATTTAATAGGAAGAACAGGAATTGAATATGTTTATGAAGATTTTATAAGAGGTGAATGGGGTGGAGAAATAGTTGAAGTCAATTCATTAGGAAAATTTCAAAGATCATTGGGTACAAGACCTCCAGCACAAGGTAAAGATATTGAACTAACAATCGATCTAAATCTGCAACTAGTTGCTGAGGAAGTTCTTAAAGACAAAAAAGCTGGAGCGATAATCGTTATGGATCCTAGAGATGGTGCAATAAGAGCAATGGTAAGTAGACCTAATTTTGATTTGAATTTTTTTTCAAAGGATTTTAAGCCTGAGAAAGAATACAATAATATATTTAATTCTGCTGAAAAACCTCTTTTTAATAGAGCATTAAATGCTTATGATCCAGGAAGTGTTTGGAAAATCGTAACTGCTTTAGCGGGGTTGGAAAGTGGGAAATTTCCTAGAGGTACCATGTTAGAGACGAAACCATGTATAACTTATGGGAGTCAATGTTTTAGAGAGCATAATGATTTAGGCTTTGGAGTAATAGGTTACGAAGATGCTTTAAGAGTTTCTAGTAATACATTTTTTTATCAAGTAGGTTATGGAGTAGGAGTTGATGAAATTCATAAGGTCTCTCGAAAACTTGGTTTTAATTCTTTATCTGGAATTGAAATTTCTGAACAAGAAAATATAGGATTAGTAGCTAGTAGTGAATGGGCTAAAGAAGGTCGAGGGTGGGGGCAACCGGGAAGAACACCTTGGGTTCCAGAAGATATTGCGAGTATGTCTATTGGACAATTTGTTGTACAAGTAACTCCAATTCAAATAGCTAGAGCATATGCAGCTATTGCTAATGGAGGTTACCTAGTTACTCCACATTTGACTAAAAAAAATGTAGAAAGTCGATTAGATAAAAAACGTATTTCAATTGAGATTGATCCACAAAATATTCAATTGATAAAAAATGGTCTCAGGAAAGTAGTAGAGTCTGGTACAGGAGTATCAATTAATTATGGAGTTTCAAATTTACCTCCAGTATCAGGTAAAACAGGAACTGCTGAAGATGGTGAAGGTGGCTCAGATCATGCTTGGTTCGTTTGCTTTGCCCCTTCGGAAAAGAGTGAGTTGCTTATAGTCGCTTTTGCACAAAATACTCCTGGTGGAGGTTCAGTTCATGCACTTCCTATGGCGAAAGAAATTCTAAAAGTTTGGAATAAAAATAATTGA
- a CDS encoding PD-(D/E)XK nuclease family protein — translation MSNIIKLSRSTVEKYLSCPRCCVLDKKYQIKPPSLPFTLNIAVDNLCKNEFDYYRKIQEAHPLFIKHGINAVPFKHKDLERWRSNFQGLRYQSIEHNYDFGGAVDDIWQKKNGDLIVVDVKATSKNNFDWSETFNKYEYAKAYKRQLEMYQWLLKKNGFQVAKEAYLLYFNGKKNEELFNNQLNFDVHLIKLDCSTSWVENKIIDTVNLLRSDNFPKPSLNCEYCNYLKKRWRLSRT, via the coding sequence ATGAGCAATATTATTAAATTAAGTAGATCTACTGTTGAGAAATATCTTAGTTGTCCGAGATGTTGTGTGCTCGACAAAAAATATCAAATAAAACCACCATCGCTTCCATTTACTTTAAATATAGCTGTTGATAATTTATGTAAAAATGAATTTGATTACTATAGAAAAATTCAAGAAGCGCATCCTTTATTTATTAAACATGGTATTAATGCTGTTCCTTTTAAACATAAAGACTTAGAACGTTGGAGAAGTAATTTTCAAGGGTTAAGATATCAGTCAATTGAACATAATTATGATTTTGGTGGAGCTGTGGATGATATTTGGCAGAAAAAAAATGGTGATCTTATTGTAGTTGATGTAAAAGCAACATCTAAGAATAATTTTGATTGGTCTGAGACTTTTAATAAATACGAATATGCAAAAGCTTATAAGAGACAATTAGAAATGTATCAGTGGTTATTAAAAAAAAACGGTTTTCAAGTAGCTAAAGAAGCTTATCTTTTATATTTCAATGGAAAGAAAAATGAGGAGTTATTTAATAATCAACTAAATTTTGATGTACATCTAATTAAATTAGATTGTTCTACTTCTTGGGTAGAAAATAAGATAATTGATACTGTCAATTTATTACGTTCGGATAATTTCCCCAAGCCTTCCTTAAATTGTGAATACTGTAATTATTTAAAGAAGCGTTGGCGGTTATCTAGAACTTAA
- a CDS encoding sulfotransferase family protein, which yields MNSFGDKDKSKKSNSKNSMQSFKAVFNEALKLHSAGKISDAIKNYNFLLNNGFNDPQLFANYGDILKGLGKLKNAELAYQKAIKLKPEVAEFHSNYGTILRDLGKLKDTELSYRKAIDLKPDFAELHFNLGSILKDLGKLKDAELSFLKAIELKSNFARAYFSLSSLKYSKKDLNWKKNLFSKNILKKLNNIEKIDIYFARANILHREKNYKKSTQNLKLANNLKLETYKSNAEYLITKSKNLLIESEREKLIQNQEVKSPESIFIVGMPRCGSTLVESILSMNNKVTDLGEINLLEKAFLINKKKDQNKSLSEIYFQEIKNLKGNFKITTNKWLYNYQYLGVILNNMPNAKIIHCFRHPLDNILSITRANFARGNSYSSSLKDCAKVYLDQELTMQEYKKRFSSNIYDLNYDLLVINPKKIIKNMIAWLKWEWQETYLSPQLNKRSVLTASNVEIRSPINSKSIGGWQNYKDMLTPAIKILKINERYKDIL from the coding sequence ATGAATAGTTTTGGAGATAAAGATAAATCAAAAAAAAGTAACAGTAAAAATTCAATGCAGTCTTTTAAGGCAGTTTTTAATGAAGCATTAAAATTACATTCTGCAGGAAAGATTTCTGATGCAATCAAAAACTACAATTTTCTTTTAAATAACGGTTTTAATGATCCACAATTATTTGCAAATTACGGGGATATATTAAAAGGTTTAGGAAAACTAAAAAATGCAGAATTGGCATACCAAAAAGCAATAAAACTCAAACCTGAAGTAGCGGAATTCCACTCCAACTATGGAACTATTTTAAGAGATCTAGGAAAACTGAAAGATACAGAATTATCATATCGCAAGGCAATTGATCTAAAACCTGATTTTGCCGAATTACATTTTAATCTTGGCAGCATTCTAAAAGACTTAGGAAAACTGAAAGATGCAGAATTATCATTTCTAAAAGCAATTGAACTAAAATCTAATTTTGCAAGAGCATATTTTTCTCTTTCTTCATTAAAATATTCAAAAAAAGACTTAAATTGGAAAAAAAATCTTTTTTCAAAAAATATTTTAAAAAAGTTAAACAATATTGAAAAAATCGATATTTATTTCGCAAGAGCGAACATATTACATAGAGAAAAAAATTACAAAAAAAGCACTCAAAATCTTAAATTAGCGAATAACTTAAAGCTTGAGACTTATAAATCAAACGCAGAATATTTAATCACAAAATCTAAAAATTTGCTTATTGAATCTGAAAGAGAAAAATTAATACAAAATCAAGAGGTGAAAAGTCCAGAAAGCATTTTCATAGTAGGTATGCCTAGGTGCGGATCAACATTAGTTGAATCAATCTTGAGTATGAATAATAAAGTAACAGATCTTGGAGAAATCAACCTACTCGAAAAAGCATTTCTTATCAACAAAAAAAAAGATCAAAATAAATCTTTAAGTGAAATATATTTTCAAGAAATAAAAAATCTTAAAGGGAATTTTAAAATTACTACTAATAAATGGTTGTATAACTATCAATATTTGGGAGTTATTTTGAATAATATGCCTAACGCTAAAATTATTCATTGTTTTAGACATCCCCTAGATAATATTCTCTCTATTACAAGAGCAAATTTTGCTAGAGGCAACTCATATTCTTCATCATTAAAAGATTGCGCAAAAGTTTATTTAGACCAAGAACTAACAATGCAAGAATATAAAAAAAGGTTTAGTTCAAATATTTATGATTTGAATTACGATTTATTAGTAATTAATCCAAAAAAGATAATTAAAAATATGATCGCTTGGTTAAAATGGGAATGGCAAGAAACTTACTTATCGCCTCAATTAAATAAAAGATCGGTTCTAACAGCAAGTAATGTTGAAATTCGTTCACCAATTAATTCTAAATCTATTGGAGGATGGCAGAACTACAAAGATATGCTTACACCTGCTATAAAAATTTTAAAAATAAATGAGAGATACAAAGATATTCTCTAA
- a CDS encoding NAD(P)H-dependent oxidoreductase, giving the protein MTETKDLIIITASCGKNLELSENFLEKSNELKISAEILDLTTLDIPLFNPRIHGKENIPNEIKELKKKLFKIERWVICAPEYNGSIPPILSNFIAWLSISGDDFRNLFNGQPIAIATFSGGIGLELLTSLRIQLVHLGSQVLGRQLLSSYSKPIDTKTIQDIIQRLLQMKKIKT; this is encoded by the coding sequence ATGACTGAAACAAAAGATCTTATAATCATTACAGCTAGTTGTGGTAAAAATCTAGAACTTTCTGAAAATTTTCTTGAAAAAAGTAATGAACTTAAAATAAGTGCTGAAATTTTAGATCTTACCACTCTTGATATTCCATTATTTAATCCAAGAATTCACGGCAAAGAAAATATTCCAAATGAAATAAAAGAATTAAAAAAAAAGCTTTTCAAGATTGAAAGATGGGTGATTTGTGCACCTGAATATAATGGATCAATACCACCCATTCTCTCCAACTTTATAGCATGGCTTTCTATTTCGGGAGATGACTTTAGGAATTTATTTAATGGTCAACCGATTGCAATTGCAACATTTTCTGGAGGCATAGGGTTAGAACTGCTGACCTCATTACGCATTCAATTAGTGCATTTAGGAAGTCAAGTATTAGGAAGACAACTTTTGTCCTCATATAGCAAACCTATAGATACAAAAACTATTCAAGATATTATTCAAAGACTTCTGCAAATGAAAAAAATAAAAACATAA
- a CDS encoding diflavin flavoprotein, which translates to MSDINIRLLAENQNLSEFKITGNFSCVRFLDQNKERFELEFNLERGTSFNTFFIRSHEELFIIHPPEKQYLNSFNKVISRFRDQYTLDKINFISGHINPQIIETIKNISTQFHNTTITCSNPGYKLISELWNQRNPTLENFIEIQLPEINIIKKELNLELDNISLELIPIPTARWPGGLIIYERNQEILLSEKIFSAHIASADWSETNRVSTEIDRKHFYDCLMAPMSNQVVSITEKIADYDIKTIAPLHGPAIEYSFKSFLNDYIRWGENLTTNNPKIALIYASAYGNTASIGDALAKGINRTSVEVESINCEFTPNDVLVKSIQNADGYLIGSPTLGGHAPTPIVSALGTLLAEGNRDKPVGIFGSFGWSGEAIDLLESKLKDGGFKFSFDPIRIKFSPNKPKIKELEEIGTHFGRKIIKKAKKKPRQSDTGMITSKTDPKLQALGRVIGSLCVLTASKGKDENNIKGAMLASWVSQASFSPPGLSIAVAKDRSVESLLQIGDSFALNILSEKDFKEPLKRFTKPFAPGEDRFEGISIELTPNQQIIIPESLAWLDASVKDRMECGDHWLIYAEVLHGNILKSDSLTAVHHRKTGANY; encoded by the coding sequence ATGTCAGATATTAATATAAGATTACTTGCAGAAAATCAAAACTTATCAGAATTTAAAATTACCGGAAATTTTTCTTGTGTGAGATTCTTAGACCAAAATAAAGAAAGATTTGAACTTGAATTTAACTTGGAAAGAGGAACCTCTTTTAATACTTTTTTCATTAGAAGTCATGAGGAACTTTTTATTATTCATCCACCTGAGAAACAATATTTAAATTCATTTAATAAAGTAATTTCTAGGTTTCGCGATCAATATACATTAGATAAAATCAACTTCATTTCTGGTCATATTAATCCCCAAATTATTGAAACTATAAAAAATATAAGTACCCAATTTCACAATACAACTATCACTTGCTCTAATCCAGGTTATAAACTTATTAGCGAACTTTGGAATCAAAGAAATCCTACCTTAGAAAACTTTATTGAAATTCAATTACCTGAAATCAACATAATCAAAAAAGAACTTAATTTAGAATTAGATAACATTTCACTAGAGTTAATTCCTATTCCAACAGCACGTTGGCCTGGTGGCCTGATAATTTATGAACGAAATCAAGAAATATTGCTTAGCGAAAAAATTTTCTCCGCTCACATTGCTTCTGCTGATTGGTCTGAAACAAATCGAGTTAGTACAGAAATTGATAGGAAACATTTTTATGATTGCTTGATGGCACCAATGTCTAACCAAGTAGTATCAATAACTGAAAAAATTGCAGACTATGACATTAAAACTATTGCACCATTACATGGTCCCGCGATCGAATATAGCTTTAAAAGCTTTTTAAATGACTATATTAGGTGGGGAGAGAATCTCACAACAAATAATCCTAAGATCGCTCTGATATATGCAAGTGCATATGGAAACACAGCCTCAATAGGAGATGCATTGGCTAAAGGGATTAATAGAACCTCCGTAGAAGTTGAAAGTATTAATTGTGAATTTACACCAAATGATGTACTTGTAAAATCTATACAAAATGCTGATGGATATCTAATAGGCTCACCCACATTGGGTGGTCACGCCCCAACTCCAATAGTTAGTGCTCTAGGAACATTGTTAGCAGAAGGTAATAGAGATAAGCCAGTCGGAATTTTTGGTAGTTTTGGCTGGAGCGGCGAAGCTATAGATTTACTTGAATCAAAATTAAAAGACGGTGGTTTTAAGTTTAGTTTTGACCCTATAAGGATTAAATTCAGCCCAAATAAACCAAAAATTAAAGAGCTAGAAGAAATAGGAACTCATTTTGGAAGAAAAATAATAAAAAAAGCAAAGAAAAAACCCAGACAATCTGATACTGGAATGATTACAAGCAAAACGGATCCAAAGCTACAAGCTCTTGGAAGAGTAATTGGTTCACTTTGTGTCCTAACAGCCTCTAAAGGCAAAGATGAGAATAATATTAAAGGAGCTATGCTTGCATCTTGGGTTAGTCAAGCAAGTTTTTCTCCGCCCGGGCTGAGTATTGCGGTAGCCAAAGATAGATCGGTAGAGTCTCTTCTGCAAATAGGAGATTCATTTGCATTAAATATTCTTAGCGAAAAAGATTTTAAAGAACCTTTAAAAAGATTTACAAAGCCCTTTGCACCTGGAGAAGATAGATTTGAAGGAATAAGTATTGAATTAACTCCTAATCAACAGATAATCATTCCTGAGTCACTCGCATGGCTAGATGCTTCTGTAAAAGACAGAATGGAATGCGGAGATCATTGGCTAATTTACGCCGAAGTACTACACGGTAATATACTAAAATCCGATAGTCTAACAGCAGTTCATCACCGCAAAACAGGCGCTAACTATTAA